The following DNA comes from Ricinus communis isolate WT05 ecotype wild-type chromosome 10, ASM1957865v1, whole genome shotgun sequence.
agttaattataagttaaatACAATTTCtactgaattttatttattgaaattaagGTTTCCAAACGACACAACTCAAACTTGTTAATGTTTAAACAAACAATTTACAGATTCCCAAAACGACACAATTATTAAATactgattaaaaaaattatatatcccATACAGCATGAGCCTGTAAATAGAGGCAGAGATGAAGAAACAAAGATAACACAACGCAAAAACAGAAGCAAATGGCTATCTTAGCATCAACAGGACCGACACAAAAAGGGATAGTGATAACAGTACCAGTTCTAGTGCTATCAGTATCTGTAGCAGCTATTATGTTGTTCTTCCTCCTGTCTTCTTTATCTTCTTGTGATTGTTcggtttcttcttcttcttcttcttctccttcttttgGTGGCGCTGAGTTTGGAGAGGTTGTTAAGGAGAGAGTATCAGCGTCAAAAGAGGATATTGAATGGGTTAAAGACCAGATCCGTGGTAATGGATTGCATATGCAAGATAATGTTCTTCGTAAAGGGATTAACCCTCGCACTAGGGCTCAGCAATTACAAGATCTTATTCAGTAAgttgtttctttcttcttcttttctttttgtgttatTAGGTTTTTTCTGGTTGTTAAAAAAGATGAGATTTTATGGAGTCATGCAGAAGAATATTATTGTAACGTTAGTTTTAAGTAGCCTTTTTTATGTATAAGGATGAAATGATTTACTCAGTGCCACTGATTTGATTAAATCCTTAAAAGGGTATTGTAAGCTTTGATCTAACAGACAAaagggagaaagaaagagtttTTGTCACTTTAATGTGTagcattttatttgaataatagTAGCTGTTACATTTCTCTCAATTTGCTGAATGATTGGAAAACTGGTCTGTAGCTATGAAACCCATTGTAGTCAATGATGAGAAGTGCCCTGCTTGTCTGAGATCTTCTCTTAAAGACTCTAGCAATTTCTGTtagaaattaacaaaaacTTCATGCAAAGGGGAAGCTTTTGTTTAAATGATTGGACTGTATTTTTCAGGTTTAAGGGTATCTCACATTATGAAGAGGCAGAATCCAATAATCATACTGCACTTCCTTGCCCTGGTGAGCTCCTCGTAGAAGAGCATCATAGTAACTATGGGGAGCCGTGGGCAGGTGGGCGAGATGTGTTTGAGTTCCTAGCTGAGTCTGCTCACTTATCGCCCATCTCACAAGTGCTTGAGATTGGATGTGGCACACTTCGTGTTGGTTTGCATTTTATTCGGTATCTTAGTCCTGGTCACTACCATTGTCTTGAAAGAGATGAGCTCTCTCTAATGGCTGCACTTAGATATGAGCTTCCTTCTCAGGGTCTTCTGCACAAACGACCACTGATTGTACGAGGGAAGATATGGATTTCTAGGTTTGGTTCAGGGGTTGTATATGATTTGATATATGCTAGTGCTGTGTTTCTTCACATGCCTGATAAGCTTGTCTGGGTTGGACTAGAAAGGCTAGCAAGTAAATTGAAACCTTATGACGGACGAATCTTTGTATCACATAATATAAAGTTCTGTTCAAGACTGGGAGGTGAGGAATGTACTAAGAGGCTAACAAATTTGGGGCTTGAGTATTTGGGAAAGCATACCCATGATAGCTTGCTTTTTAATCATTATGAAATTTGGTTCGAGTTTAAAAGGTTCAAAGCTTAAAAGGTGCAGAGTATAGTTGTCTTGGTTTTGGTTCTGGGTACTGCTGATGCAAGAGTAAGGCTGCCCTGGCTGTTGTATGctcctttttgttatttctgATTCATGCCACAAATTTATCAAGAGGTTAGCTTTTCATCATGCTGTTGATAGTTGTAAGTAGAAGGGAGATTTGATGATCTTGAAGATTTTTATTAGGGTAGATAATCTGTTTGCGGACATATTCGGAGAGACTGTTAGTTCTGTGAAAAAAGAAGTATTACGCGGAACTTCTATCTTGAGGATTCACTGATTGCATAGGCGCGGGGAACTTTCCCCTATTATGTAATggctaatttaaatttcaaacatATTTGTGGAACAGATAAATTCTTTCTTGGAttcatttcttgtttcttGATCACTGCTTGAAACTGTGATGTGAAATGCAACAATTTAACGCATGAAAAACCAATTGATTAGTTGTGTTTGATTTTATGTTTCCTCTTTAGAATTTCGATCTGTAACAACAATTTGGCATGCTTGTTTAGAACCAATCTAATATTGCTATCAAAGACATTATTCTGCCTGCCTGTGCACACGTAAGTACGTTCTAGTAATAGCATGGCACTTTTCTGTACAAGTTAAATGTTGCCTTAAATCAGAAGTAAAATGGGGGAGGATTTGATTCTTGGTCTGAATTGAGCAGAGGAGGCTTTGGCTAAAATGGAACAGAGCTGCACATGGCAAATGCTTACTACTGAAGCATGGTCCGAATCTAGTTGAAACCCAAATAATTTTCAAGCTTCTGGGTTTGAGGATTGGCGTTTTGTCTGATAAGAATTGGTGCTTTACTCATTTATGCAGAAGGATCTACACATGGCAGATAGTGGGAGCTGTTAAGAGATGCATTGCACATAATGcgatagaaaataaaaaccataaatatgaaaaatgaaacTATCAGTAAACAGATCAAAGACAGAAGTACATTTTAAATACTTTGTCAATGGGTTCTgaacaaatttataaataaaatcagtACTACAATGATCACGTTAATGAGTAATTAACAATTCCCTTCAACCTAAACTGCAGAACCCATGTGATGACAGGGATCTAATacagaacaaaaaaaaaaaattaacagatCCCACCAAACCTAAGCAAACCAACAGTATGACAATATATGACATAGAATCTAAAAGAAGTCACTCCAGAAAGCCTCTTCCAGATcaaaagtataataatttcACACAGATCTACCAGCATTAGACAACTAAAAGAGTCACCAAAATGGAAGTTCTGTTTCCACTTAGATTAGATCAGACATTCGTCTTCTATGGCGACAAAGTGTAATTCTCAAGTTTGGATCTGATGAAGTAACCATCTTGCTCCGAGGCAATGTCGCTGTCCTCAAATCTGTGTCATTGCATTTGAGACTTTGGGTGGCAATAGTTTTTGCCTCAGCATAccgtgattttttttttgaatcccGTAGAAGTGTTTTGAGACGCAAATCTGAATAACTGAGGGACTGAGAAGCCAAGAACTGGACTGAACTTCTTGAACCTGACCTGAAACTTCCTGCTTTTCTGACAATCTCCTTCTCGGCAACACTTTGCCTTTGACGACTAGCTACGGTAGAAGTCATGAATCTTGGGAGAGAAGTAATCAAGCTTCTCTTAGTTCTGGTTTCAGTAATTGAAGGAGTTTCAGTGACTTGCAAATGATCTTCTGCAAGACTTCTAGGTGACTCTTCTTTGTCAGGGAGTTGGTATGTGGTTACAAGAAGTttcttgttttcaattaaaagGAACTTTGCCGTTTGTATTTGATTCCTGATCTTCTGGCATCCTTCTTCAGCTTCTCTCATGTCTTCTTCAAGCTCTGAGATTCTTTTCCgcctttgcttgattaggtcCTGTTGGAGGCGCATATACAACAGATGGTTATAAACCCTTTCCTTTTGAGCTTTTGAGAATAAACTATGAGAAATTACCGCTGGCAGTTCTCCATTGGTTTCAATTGCTCTTGCTCTATTTGCAAAGCTTAAAGAACAAATTGTCTCTCCAACGTCTTCCACACAAGGGCTTACATGCACAAGCATTATAACCTTTGAACTGTCACCTGAAGCAAATGGATTTAAAAATGTTAGGATTTTGAAGCTACCAGGAGATTGTAATATTGAGCTTCTGTAAATTAGTAAGCAGTCAAAACCATGCATATGtcctttcaaaaaaaaaaaagaaaaaccatgcATATGCATGGAACTCGATAATAGTCAATTTGTCACTGCTAGAAATTTCAAGTTCCCACCCCTCCAACAATGATTCTGTCATCTACTCTAAACTGCAATATGAATGAACTACaacaatttactttttttgtgGCCTCCAGAACATGGTAATTCcttagaattaaattagagAAGAGCAGGGCCTTGCCTAAGGAATCTTTCAGGATTTGAGTTAGCTTGCTATTTCTGCAAACAAAGAagtgaaatttaaaatcagaattaaaaaatttaaataaaaaaaagtttatccTAAAAGGAAGAGACCATGCATTAAAGGAAGAGTAAGACCAACTAAGAACTTACCTGTAAGGCACATGACCTCTCTTCTTTCTGAGAGCAGCAATAACATCTCCTAAAGCAGAAAGGGAGAGATTTATGGCCCTTCCTTCATCAAGTGTCTGCCCTGTAGCCCCTGTTTTTAACAAGCGTTCACTACCTCCAAGATCCACCATCCACAGTTTGCTTACTTTGGCTTTAGCTTTCAAATCATCTCCATGTCGAGAAATGTTGATCCTCATTAAGCTAGATATATAGAACTAAACAGATAAAGTAATTGTCAAACCAAACTAATCAACAAAGAAGTTCAACAGATTAAGAAAGACCATGAACCCACCAGTGCGACCTGCTTGATGTCTCATTCACATTAGTCCATGAAGTTGATCTAGCTCGTCGACCCTTGCTGTACCACCATTTTGCTTTTGCTAAATCTGGAATTTTGACCTCTGTTAATCCCTCAATTTCCACCAATCCCTTCGGATCTGTTTGTATGTTAAGATTGCTGTGATAAAGTTACGCAGACCAATTAACCAACGTATATTTCAAGGGCCTCCAGTTAACTTCTGATTAATGATTCATTAACAGCATGAAGAGAATTATAATTACCATCTTGCTGCTGCCTCATACGATTTATATGCAACTTTTGGAGCTAGTAGATCTCTCAGATTTCCCATGTAAACTTCCAACATGCTCATGGAAAATGTTACAGAATAAGAGGTGTCCAAAGAAGCTTGATGATAAAGCTCTTCAAGAGCCCTAGGGATGATCCCCGGCTGGTCATTTGTGCCATCCTATATAAAGATTCTAATGCTCAATCTAATGgttcaaagaagaaaaacaaaaaagagtaTACTGCAAGAATGACGATTTTCAAAGCTGTCACTAACCATTGTAAATGTCTTGCCAGTGCCAGTTTGACCATAAGCGAATATACATACATTGTACCCATCAAGTGCAGATCTAAGGATTGGCTCAACATCAGTAAAAACATCCTCTGCGTAGTTTTCAAGCAGAATATTACCCACTATAACTGCAACCGAGAAAGCATATAAATGAACCCCAAAGAAAATGTGAAATTAGATACCAACCTTGAGTAGCTGCTTGattgaaaactttatcaaatCTGAATGCTTTCATACTTCCTAAATATTTGATTACAACCTTTTCTGACTCAATTAACACGGGTTCATGAATTCTTCTCCACTCTGTCAGTAGAAATGGTCTAATTCGGCAAAATACTCTAATACAGCCTGAAAAGTAAAACTTTgaatgagaaaatgaaaaataaaaatcccaTGTTTTAGCCAAACAATAAATAACAACCTTTAATATCTAATATCTTATTCAATGCTTCTTTACGCTTCTTGGTCAATGACCTCTCCTTCTGTTTCAACTGAGCAATTTCTCCTACAAGAtcaattaaacaaaagaaacttGTATCATCAAAGGCCCTTCAATACTTGTACTAAGAAGATCATTATATTTTCCAGTAACTGGTTTCTGAAACTATAATTTGCATTTACCAATTCTGACTTGTAATTTTACCTTCCAAGTGAGAGAAACGTgctaaaatcaaaaaaaatgATCTCAATTGGCTCAGATTAATAGCATAACCAATACTTGAAAAACTTACCTTCTAGATTTGATATGGATTGCATAAGCGAATTCTTTTCTTGCTCAGGAACTATATTTACATCAGTGTAAATGGTGGGTGGTGGCTGTAAATTCAACAATTCAGATTCCATTACCATCCTATCAACGCAATCCAGGTTTGATCTCATAGGGAATGATTTCAAGGACTCATTTACATTGTCTAGAGAAAATGAGATCTGCACTTCATTTTCAGTGGAAATGAACATATCTAAAACTAATGGAAACTGAAAAAAGCACAACCCTTTTCCATAAACAGAAATATTTTGCACAAAAAGTTCACAATCCTTGGAACTTTGCTTAGAAAACACCCAACAGAAAACAAAATCGAATAAAGCTGTATATGCTATATTCTGTCAAATGAAGAAAGAATGAGAAACAACTGAGACCATACGGAATGTTTTGTTActtaatagataataaaaccaaaaagaCTTGCtatttcaagaaatttaaaaactgACAGAACACCAGGACGTAGATGAATtataacccaaaagaaaaaaaaatatcaagagTGAAGTGTAAATGAAGATGAATCACATGCAATCAGGAgtacccaaaaagaaaaaactttttCCGAGAACTGAACTGGTAGacatcaaaaaaaaaaaataatacaagaaGAATAGCAGAACCCAAGATCAGGTCACTCAGTCGAGTAAAAAAGACACCAACTTTAACTTGCTCAACTAATTCAAACAAAGAAACCcaagaaataagaaaaccCTAGGAGttgaaacaagaaaacaagaCAGGAAGTCAAAAGTTGAGCTCAAGTTTTCAATGATTGAACACTCTTTTTAAATCTGATTAGGAGGTGAAATGAAAGTCCTTTACATCAGTACAGAGTGTTTTATTAAGTTGACAATGGCcaataagaaatgaaaaataatgcaCGTAACAGTGAAAGATGCTTATTCTGTATTAGTAAAGGTTGGTCCAGATCTACAAAAATGAAcgtcttaaaaaataaaaaataaaaagtaaatttcttctttatcttttttcaaAGAGGAGCGTATGGAGCGGAGGAGAAGAGGCAAAGGCAAGAATCAAAGTGGAGCTCTGACGCTTTTCTTAAGCTGACATGGAGGGGTCTCTGTTGGTTATGTTTTCAAGTCCAAAATGATGTGGTTgtacaattttttaaatattatggaTTCAGGGATCGTAATTGATGTGATTGTAATTGTATAGTACCTACCactttcagaaaaaaaaaaaaatcaattgtaACTGCACAGTAACCAAACCCACCGTGAATTCTGGAAAAGccattgtttattttgttctaATTTCTATGGTCATTctaagttttattttgttctaaATTGGTtgtctaattttaataattgatagtctgtaatttataaaaatattatttttaatagtttatctaaaatatttgattaattaattctatattagttttatagaatctaaaatatttaataagttatcctttttttcattttcatacaTATTCAGATATTTGACTAAATCAactaaacttttaaaaaattatattttagaattagatgAATCTATTAAAGTATCATTTTTGTCACTAAGactgaattatttattttaatctctcattttgagaaaataaataataaataatttttaatacaatttaatgaaaaagatatattttttctcttgaGAGAAACTTAGTAACAAATACTAATGTTGGATAAGCCgtacaaataattcaatttaataataacaagaagaagactaaaattaataaaataataataatgtagcATATCGCCTATATCGATAATCGAtggtattataaaaatatgatatatatatatatatatatatatatatatatatatatatcaaaaggaaatactagaaaaatgaaaacttgTCACATCTTAACATGAAATTTGGTGATGTGGCGGGATTAGATTGGCCTGATACTTTGGGATGCAGCAGTTTTATGAACATTGTCTCAGTTCTCTAGGCATTTCCCATTTTCTAGCGGTTCTTTTATAGCGAATATGATGTCTTGCCGTTAACGGTAAAGCTGTAATAATGGACAGCGCAGGCTGCCTTTTGGCCCTTggattttcaaatatttaaaagttgaTCTTTATGCCACGGGTTCCTATAGTCCGCCTGGCCAATGatgttaaatttttactatttttataaaaagatatgatattacattaaataaaattgacaattacattttaataaaaataaaaataatattaaatattaaaaatatacataaaaaattatttttaacaatcatcaatcatattgattgaataataaattataatcctaaaaatacTTCACTTAATAACATTATATCATATAtgactttataaatatttttaacgagtctaattatttaaatattaaatttaattttttaaatataaaagagaacTCAATACCTCCATAATAGAGGATcataatacttttataaaatgaaaattcagaACTCAAGAATGGAGGACTACAAGActttctaagaaaatattaataattatttataaaattaagaaagaaatacaaaaattatcatgtgattttatctttttacatAATATGTCATGTAATTTTTTGTGATACTTTAGTAccttgaaaattaaaatattaataatttatatttaaattcacTAACACCGTTAATTAAATAGTCGTAATACatccatttattattaattggctGAGATTACACCACCATTCCACTAATTACTACCTTAGTTTTCGTCCAAAACTAgctatatcaatttttatagagtttgaagataaaaattaaaaagagaaaaatagtttataatttaattttttaattatagtcaAATTCAATAATCTGataagattataaaattttatattttatcatttatctGACAAGACCGATTTTATAATGATCGGATTTCAAttgagatttaatttttaaaattattaaaactattaataaatttggacACAAATTGCTAACAGTATAATTCTCACGGTACTAAAGTgcgataaaaaatttataggacTCTTTTGTGTCAAAGATTAAATCACACGGTAAATTTTTGTACTTTAtcttaaaactaattaataaaaacgaggggtaatttttttttaatagtagaaCTATGATTggttattattctttttaatttttaacaattacAATTTTTAGAGAGGACGGACTAGTCTTCGGTAGCGCCCTGGCTAGCAGGCCATACGGatggatgattttttttttcttaaatataaaatttgatattttaattttttttaatctatgaaagaattaacaaatacatataaattattgaatctgatagttatttcattatactctctataaaagaataattaaagtgtccaaaattttctcaaatccaaaaataaaatatttttactattttagttATATGTCTAAgtacatattataatttatttttaaaaacataatcatttatatttgattcaatttataataattgtacgcatttaaaaaattattaataatacaCAGTCAAACTCAAGAATACTGTTAAAAGGCTGTGGTAATctatgcacatcaatagtCAATTATCGTACCAACTCATTTGAAATTTGTAACATTGATTTTAGTCCGTAGATCACCTAAAGAAACTTTATAATCAAACGcggtatttcttttattctgcTCCTGTCCGCActtaacaaattttaattattatttggacagattttaaaaagtaaaaaaagaatttgtaaaAAGTTTGATCGTGTCTGTTTGAGCTTGTCTCCGgcaattataaaaatctcCGCTCGACACCACCTCAATCCAAATTTAGACACCGTATAAATTACCCACATAATTTAGATATGGATAATTaatcatcataaaataattaaatttttttattaatactggTTGAATGGTTAATAAAATGGTttgaattcttataaatattattttttaactgaATCGGATTGTAAAtagctaatttttaaaaaatggttTATATATGTTAGAACAGTTGTGATAAGCAAGTCATGAAGTTAGAATCAAATCTAGATGCCTAAAACAAGACATGATTCTTAAAATTGGGTGCGGTCGACATATTGATTTGGTCATATACCCTAAACAAACCAGgcaataattacttaaatgCACGATCACTCACTAGCTTAGCCTTAGCCATTAATGTCTTTTTGTGAGGTGGACGTGGTCTGATTTTGGTGGAATGGAGGAGGAGGATAATGGCCAACAACACTTGAATAACTTAGTCATCTGTTTTTATCATGTCTGATAAATTAACTGACCACTCCTTGAATAAAATTGTTCCACTGTGTCTTAACAGTATTAGTTAACATCTCCATTCCCACCTCACGTTTTGCCCCCTCCGATTCTAGCATTTAgtcttctttttattagtgGCCGTTTGATCATCTGATCATATGTATCACTAAACTATCAGTCTGAGGAGATAAACATTTGTAAGATTGATAGATAATCATCCAATGCATATATATGTGATGCATTATCATCTAATAAGAGCATTCttttatgatgaaagttacaaaagaaatattttgttgctagtcataaaaaaaaaaaaaaaattatttaatgattttacTATATTAGAGATTTCGCGATATGTTGGTACTTCCGCATACACATCAACAACtcatttgataattttatttgtgataataaaaaaatgttaaatttgaatattcaTCGATACTGACAAGAGTTCAACGATGAGTATAACATGTATTATTTAGTacataaaatatcaatatctaatgaatatattttgaaGATGATTCTTGTaaaaaaaggtaaataaaaatactttgtTTTTCCTATGAATatctaaagaataaaaatggaagCTCTTTTTATCAGtagtttcatttcttttagaatAAACTACACGGATCTTTTCTCAATATTCAATCTCAGATGAAGATGGACGCTGTGAATCTGAAAAAAGCCCACATGGATGGGTTCATTGGAAGCTCAGAAATGGAGGTGGGCTCTGCTCATTCTGCACCCACTTAGGGGTGGTCTGCAAGGATCAGCCACTTTTTTGACTGCATCCACATGCCATTTGACCCTACTTCCACCACATCACCCTCTTTTGCCCTCActgtttaaataataataataattaataataaaaggaattttttaatcaaaaaacTGGAGAATGGCGTATATTCAAAAGGTGAGTCATGTGGTATATAGTTAGTTGTACATTATTGCTTGTAATCGCTACTTATCCTGATAATGatattcaaattataattaccGAAGATAggggaaaaggaaagaatctcatagttttgttttaaaattgatgtatatttttataatctacactacatttgataaaaatctatatatatttattaattttaaataataaaatatacttcaattgattaatactaaaatgttaaacttcttttattatttgttgtggtatatattatatatttaagtacaaaatttatgtatttttaataatgtatctaataatttattttcaaatagttaaataaaaatattttattacttattcTATATccatgtataaaatataaagagacaTTAAAATTATCCATTAACCGTTGGTTTAGGATTACAACACTTATGAGGAAGTATCGaattaaaacaatataaataataaaatgacactATTAAACAATTGGTCGAGTTAATAactgaattattttaaaatatattcattcaaagaatcctagttgattcttcttttttttcttgttttcatcaaagtctcattttttatttatcgcTTCATTTTAGATCGGCAGTGATCCGTTTTTATACTTTtcattaattagtttttaaggAGTTTTATGATCCTCGATTATGGAAGTTTTGAATTATTCttctttaaagattttatagtAATCAATTAGAATGAGTGTTGAGTTCTCTTTTTATGGgagtgatgaaaagaaaaaacaattaaatccAATATTTAAACAATCGAACTCgtaaaaaaatatctatagaGTCGGTATATAGCTTAGTGCCACTGAATTGAGCATATTACTTCGTCATTATGATTGATGATTGTTATgagttgatttttttatttgtatattaaaatatatttattaatttttattaataaaccattgatatttcttttaaaataaagtgaaTAATCGAATTTATCTccataaaaagattatatttgctggtttaagaaaagaaaggcaCCATAAATGCAAAACTACTCTCTTGTTTGCTAAATTTGAGCTTCCTTTACGGGTGATGATGTTTGACAACGATACCTTTGCATTGTCATCGTCTGTGTTGTACCCACGTCTGTgccaatttatatatatacatccctttttctatttaattataaactaatataaaGAGATTCTAACCTGAAATATTACtgaagttaaaatatatacacttttctaaaagtaaattattaggagataattttaaattcctataattattttttcaatttttaaataactaaactcttcatattaaacatgatatataatttattaaaaataatcattgataggtttaaaatatttatatcagttattcatcattttattctctaaatatatatttagaaaaaatacgaatcatatatattatttcttatgcGAATTTCTCCATATGAGTAGCactatttttaagtaaaattcatcaacataaatttttaaatatatatattaatttgaaatcGTAAAATTAGTCACTAaactgttaaataataaataaatgtttaaattttaatatgataaatgaTTATTTCAATATGATAATGATTATAAAAGTTGTTGATACATCAAATAATCAATCAAAAATTCAATGCAAGAATAAAAtacaagaatttaattattcttttttaatttgagcaCTTCATacatgaaattaaatttagctAATCCtattaatgatttatttagTCTCTTGAAGAAAAACATCAAATCTCGTTcctctattttataattggcacttaaaactgaaaaaaaaagaaaaataattaaatctatggCAAGTTTGCAATATTATAAActaattcaaaatataattacttcaaattcattaaaaattcgTTTAATCATGGGTGAGaccttttttcaaaatttatacttCGGGATTACAAATTTAGACACATAACGACGTCGTCCCTGAAGCCACGGCAAATATGACAGATAAGAATTTCACATGCTCGGGCTTGCCTTTGACTTTCACTTTCCCGTTCGTtcgttaaaaaataaaataaaaataataataatgaaaagtcTGTTTGTTTATGGTAATTAGTTCCCAAAtctctcctctttctttctcttctcctctcttcttcttcttcttcctgtCTCTTCgctatgtaaaataaataaaactcccaacacaaaacaaaaaacaaagcaaagaaaatatagCCACAATCTCTCTAAATTTAGGGTttcaataacaataataataataataataattgactCTCTCAATATCATAATAAATCAAACACTATTACCAGATTTTCATCTCCCGAATTCCATCACTTCCTGTAAGTTAGTCTTATAATtctcctttttattattattcattttacgatgattttgtttttgagCCTccatttcattatattttttggttatttttgcATTATTACTCTCTCTACTTTGTTTTGGCTCATGTT
Coding sequences within:
- the LOC125368652 gene encoding kinesin-like protein KIN-14U, with protein sequence MFISTENEVQISFSLDNVNESLKSFPMRSNLDCVDRMVMESELLNLQPPPTIYTDVNIVPEQEKNSLMQSISNLEGEIAQLKQKERSLTKKRKEALNKILDIKGCIRVFCRIRPFLLTEWRRIHEPVLIESEKVVIKYLGSMKAFRFDKVFNQAATQEDVFTDVEPILRSALDGYNVCIFAYGQTGTGKTFTMDGTNDQPGIIPRALEELYHQASLDTSYSVTFSMSMLEVYMGNLRDLLAPKVAYKSYEAAARCNLNIQTDPKGLVEIEGLTEVKIPDLAKAKWWYSKGRRARSTSWTNVNETSSRSHCLMRINISRHGDDLKAKAKVSKLWMVDLGGSERLLKTGATGQTLDEGRAINLSLSALGDVIAALRKKRGHVPYRNSKLTQILKDSLGDSSKVIMLVHVSPCVEDVGETICSLSFANRARAIETNGELPADLIKQRRKRISELEEDMREAEEGCQKIRNQIQTAKFLLIENKKLLVTTYQLPDKEESPRSLAEDHLQVTETPSITETRTKRSLITSLPRFMTSTVASRQRQSVAEKEIVRKAGSFRSGSRSSVQFLASQSLSYSDLRLKTLLRDSKKKSRYAEAKTIATQSLKCNDTDLRTATLPRSKMVTSSDPNLRITLCRHRRRMSDLI
- the LOC8288445 gene encoding uncharacterized protein LOC8288445, with product MAILASTGPTQKGIVITVPVLVLSVSVAAIMLFFLLSSLSSCDCSVSSSSSSSPSFGGAEFGEVVKERVSASKEDIEWVKDQIRGNGLHMQDNVLRKGINPRTRAQQLQDLIQFKGISHYEEAESNNHTALPCPGELLVEEHHSNYGEPWAGGRDVFEFLAESAHLSPISQVLEIGCGTLRVGLHFIRYLSPGHYHCLERDELSLMAALRYELPSQGLLHKRPLIVRGKIWISRFGSGVVYDLIYASAVFLHMPDKLVWVGLERLASKLKPYDGRIFVSHNIKFCSRLGGEECTKRLTNLGLEYLGKHTHDSLLFNHYEIWFEFKRFKA